The genomic segment GTGTGTTTCCGATAGTATTTATGGACCAGTACGCTGAAGGTATTGACAAGTGATTGGTTGGCAGACTTGCTGAGCTTTTCAGTGATACCATTAAGCGAAAGCTTATAATAGCCTTCCAATAAGAGGGACTCAATACAGTGATGTACCACTAGGTCCAATATCTCGGTACCCTGTTCCATGGCAGCATATATACGATCCACAATATGCACATTAAATAGCTCCTCGTTGCGAAGTTCATCATTGACCTTAACCGCCGGTTCGTCTGCAAAGAATAAAGCCGAGTTGAGCATTCTCGTATCCGAGCTAGAGCGCTCATAAAATTTCTGAGTAAACGAGATGAGGTAACCTCGGGTCTGGGTATCCTTGGGTAGATGTATTGTTTTTCCGGGCGAAATGAAGAGCAGCTGTCCAGTCTGGAGATCCATATATTCGGCTCCCACCTGAATGACAGTTGGACCGAATGTTTTGATAATATAAAAACGGTCCGAACCGCCGTCACCGTCTATTACCTGAACGTACTTTGCCAACTTGTATAATCCGAAGCCGCTAAGCCTCTTACTTAAATCTGCAGGAATGACCATCTTCAGCTCTGATTTATTCTTTGCCATTTTTGATTTTGCTCCATGACAAAGATTAGCATTTCGATAAACAATATCATAAAAATAACCTTTCACATCCATATCACATCAACAAAAAAAGCTGACAATCAACACACTATATTTCTTAACGACGGGGTGGTCAAAAAGGTATTGGACCAATCAAAAATTTTGATCTTCAGTATAGTCCATCCTATTCCTTACACTTGAAATACCTATACTCGGCAAGTCTTTGGGCTTTTGCCGAGTTCTTTTGGCCAGTATTCATCACAATTGGTAGATCAGCCGGAAAAAAGAACTGACACTATCCTCCCTGTCCCCAACCGGAAGACCTACCGCCATACCAATAGCCAGCTTATCATTCAGCCCCAGCTTAACCTGAGGATGCAGTGTGGTTTCCAACCTACCATTAGCAACCACCTGATTGATTTCCAAACCAATAAAGTGATCCGACTGAGGCAGTGTATAATGAAAAGAAGTATTGATCTGCCAGTTCAGTTCCGCCTTCCGCGTTTTATACCGGTATGCCAGCTCCGGCCCTGTATAAATCAAGGTATGCCAATTGCTATGCCAGCTTTTGGCTGCAATAAAAAAGGGATTAAAGGCTGTTCCGCCTTCCACGAAGTTAAAAATCTGCGTGTATCCAACCGCCAGAGTCGTGGCATGTGGCTTAGAAACATAAAAAGAGTATTGAGAAGATAAACGCAACCGTTCGAGTGCATTGCTCGAACCGGAACCTGCCACCTTACTTTTTGAATAGGCAAAATCCGTCTCTACTTCAAGGCCCAGACGGTTGACCGGCGCAAATTCATATTCCATCAAATAGCCATATTCATCGGCGTCTTTCATCTTTTTGATATCTGCCCCTACATTAATTTCCTTTTCTCCTTTTCGGGCGCCCAAATCGCGCACCAGATCATTGTATAACGGTTCGGCGTGATGTACCTTATCGGGTTTAGCAGGACTTTGCTGTGCATAGACAGGATCTGAAGCGCTCAGCAGGCCAATTGAAATCAGCGTCGCCACCAGCTTTGCTGTATGTTTGATGTCTTTCATACAGCAAAAATTCCATCAGATTATGGAAACATTTAGGAATTGGGCTTAATTTTAGTTTTGATCGCTGTCTCCAGCGCATCCCTATGCAACATCAGCGTAATGGTTTTGTACCTTACAAATTCCTTGGTCACATACATAAAGCCTTTGAAATTATTCGTTTTGCCCCATGAATTTTTGACCATATAATATTCTTTATCATATTGGTCTTTGGCAAGCCCCACAATATGCATCGCATGATCGTCAGTGGTACTCCAGTCATCAAAAGCCCTCTGGCGCTCCTCGGCAGTGACCTTCCGTTCGGGCTGTGGCTTTACAAACATGGCTTCCTTGTCCTCGTCCGGGAGATTTTCAAAGTCTTTTTCTGGGACATAAGCTATACCATACGGCCAGGAGAACCCTTTTTCTGATACATCAGTGGTCCAGGCCACCGTATAGCCCTTGCGCAGGGCGCCATCAATAATCTGGGTCAGGTCCTGCATGGGCACATTGTAAAAATTGTGAAAAGACCAGTTGTCCGGCACCAGGAGCACAAAAGGTTTAAAATAAGGCTGATCAGTCACCGAAGCCAGACCGATATAATCATCCGGATTGATCCCGATGACCTGGTCGGCAAAGCTGCGCGCAGTATAGGTCTTACCTTTGTACTCGAAGTTAGCCGGCACTTCCCCCAAATGCTTATCGAGCGCCGCCTGATACGCCTCTTCCCAATGGCGTGCCAACGGTTTGCTTTTGACCAGCACCTTGAGCATCGCACGTAGCATGGGTGTCATCTTCCTAAAGTCGTTGTACGTCTGGGCGCCGTACAAGCCGGAATAGGCTGATCTTGGCATTGCCCCATATTTGCGAAATACGTGCAATACGTCCAGTAGCTGCCCGCCTTCGCCCATATACATGCCACCATGAAGACGAACAAAATTACGGGCTTTATCCAG from the Sphingobacterium thalpophilum genome contains:
- a CDS encoding helix-turn-helix domain-containing protein → MAKNKSELKMVIPADLSKRLSGFGLYKLAKYVQVIDGDGGSDRFYIIKTFGPTVIQVGAEYMDLQTGQLLFISPGKTIHLPKDTQTRGYLISFTQKFYERSSSDTRMLNSALFFADEPAVKVNDELRNEELFNVHIVDRIYAAMEQGTEILDLVVHHCIESLLLEGYYKLSLNGITEKLSKSANQSLVNTFSVLVHKYYRKHTNVQFYADKLHVTPRRLSDLCTAYTGKSAKTIISDIVGKEAVRLIRHSNLSIAQIAYEMGFKDESNFRNFVKKKTGHIPRMHRQSEEH
- a CDS encoding HAEPLYID family protein; this encodes MKDIKHTAKLVATLISIGLLSASDPVYAQQSPAKPDKVHHAEPLYNDLVRDLGARKGEKEINVGADIKKMKDADEYGYLMEYEFAPVNRLGLEVETDFAYSKSKVAGSGSSNALERLRLSSQYSFYVSKPHATTLAVGYTQIFNFVEGGTAFNPFFIAAKSWHSNWHTLIYTGPELAYRYKTRKAELNWQINTSFHYTLPQSDHFIGLEINQVVANGRLETTLHPQVKLGLNDKLAIGMAVGLPVGDREDSVSSFFRLIYQL
- a CDS encoding aminopeptidase C, translating into MKRYKWFSIGLFALIAGILLIKYVSGIVDRNRYKRLKTEFVFADIINLGCTSPKNQGASNTCWSYTGNSFLESEMIRMGKDPVEISQIYTARQAYLDKARNFVRLHGGMYMGEGGQLLDVLHVFRKYGAMPRSAYSGLYGAQTYNDFRKMTPMLRAMLKVLVKSKPLARHWEEAYQAALDKHLGEVPANFEYKGKTYTARSFADQVIGINPDDYIGLASVTDQPYFKPFVLLVPDNWSFHNFYNVPMQDLTQIIDGALRKGYTVAWTTDVSEKGFSWPYGIAYVPEKDFENLPDEDKEAMFVKPQPERKVTAEERQRAFDDWSTTDDHAMHIVGLAKDQYDKEYYMVKNSWGKTNNFKGFMYVTKEFVRYKTITLMLHRDALETAIKTKIKPNS